A region of the Drosophila ananassae strain 14024-0371.13 chromosome XL, ASM1763931v2, whole genome shotgun sequence genome:
GGGTCACATCTCCGCCGTACAATTTGGCCGTAACATCCTTCCGATACGCCTTGATCGTCTCCCGGGCCAGGACCTTGCTGCCCACACACGCCTGAATCGCGATCTGGACCATCTGCTTCGGTATGAGATCCTTCAGCTTCAGGACCATCTGGCGGGCCACGCCCGTGGCCTTGGAGACATGGACTATCCGGCACAGCTCCTCCACTGGCTTGCCGTTCAAGTGGATGTCCAGTCGCACCAGGTTGGATGGATGGTAGCCGTGATCCTCGTAGGTGAAGCTCGCATAGCCGGAGCTCATGGACTTGAGGCGGTCGTGGAAGTCGAGAATGATCTCGCTAAGTGGCAGGATGTACTTCATGAGGACGCGGGTCTCGTCGATGTTCACACAACTCTGCTGGAGGCCACGCCGCTCCACGCAGAGCCCGATGATCTGGCCCACGTACTCCGTGGGCGTGATAATCGTTCCCATCACCAGGGGTTCGAAATACTCCTTGATGCTGTGCGGTTCCGGGAAGAGAGCCGCATTGGAGATGTCCAGGGTGTCGCGACCCTGCTGCTTGATGAGCTTAGGATTACTTAGAGTCAGTCTGTAGGTGACCGAGGGAGCCGTGATAATCGGCTCCGCTCCGTGTTCCTGTTCCAGTCTTTGGCAGAAGACCTCCATGTGCAGGAGGCCGAGGAAGCCCAGCCGCCAGCCCTGGCCGAGGGCCGGACTGGAGTCCACCTTAACGGTGACAGCCGAGTCGTTCAGCACCATTTTGTCGATGGCGCTTCGCAGAGCCACGTGCTTGGACTGATCGGATGGGAAGACACCGGCGAAGACAAGCGGCTGCTGGGGCTTGTAACTCCCGGCGGCGGCGACAGCCTGGTTCTTCAGGTGGATGGTGTCGCCCACGATGGACTCCTTGCTGTTCCGCATGTTGCAGGCAATCAGACCCACCTGCCCGGCCGACAACTCCGGCACCGGTGCCTCGGCAGGTCTCAGCACAGAGATGCTCTTTACGGGATACACCTTCTTGGTGGCCAGCGACTGGATGTCCTGGTTCGTCTCCAGCTTCCCGTTCAGCACATAGATTAGGTTCAGCGCCCCTCGGTACTTGTCGAACCAGCTGTCGAAGATCACAGCCCGAAACTCGCTCTCTCGCTGCACCTGTGGCGGCGGTATCGTCTCGATGATGCGCTCCAGGACCTTGGCGACTCCAGTGCCCAGTTTGGCCGACACCCGGAGCACCTGGGCGGGATCAATGCCGAACAAGAGCTTCATATCCTGGCACACTTGGTCGGGATTAGCGTGTTTGATGTCGATCTTGTTAAGAACCGGCACCACGGCCAGATTACGCTGCTTGGCCAGGTGGTAGTTGGCCACGGTCTGGGCCTGGACACCGTGGCAGGCGT
Encoded here:
- the LOC6503612 gene encoding translation factor waclaw, mitochondrial; the encoded protein is MVMFRTISIRRLLHRSPPRCRGLMAANVLPGRTLCTVNRVKDEGTESSAETTPGELLRQFASMPVDRIRNFSIIAHVDHGKSTLADRILELTGAIARNAGQHQVLDSLQVERERGITVKAQTASIFHRHQGQLYLLNLIDTPGHVDFSNEVSRSLAACDGVVLLVDACHGVQAQTVANYHLAKQRNLAVVPVLNKIDIKHANPDQVCQDMKLLFGIDPAQVLRVSAKLGTGVAKVLERIIETIPPPQVQRESEFRAVIFDSWFDKYRGALNLIYVLNGKLETNQDIQSLATKKVYPVKSISVLRPAEAPVPELSAGQVGLIACNMRNSKESIVGDTIHLKNQAVAAAGSYKPQQPLVFAGVFPSDQSKHVALRSAIDKMVLNDSAVTVKVDSSPALGQGWRLGFLGLLHMEVFCQRLEQEHGAEPIITAPSVTYRLTLSNPKLIKQQGRDTLDISNAALFPEPHSIKEYFEPLVMGTIITPTEYVGQIIGLCVERRGLQQSCVNIDETRVLMKYILPLSEIILDFHDRLKSMSSGYASFTYEDHGYHPSNLVRLDIHLNGKPVEELCRIVHVSKATGVARQMVLKLKDLIPKQMVQIAIQACVGSKVLARETIKAYRKDVTAKLYGGDVTRRMKLLKQQAEGKKKMRMFANIRVPHETFINVLKR